In Calditerricola satsumensis, one genomic interval encodes:
- a CDS encoding cysteine desulfurase family protein: protein MDITRYFDHAATTPLRPEVLAAMAPFWADTFGNPSSLHGFGLRAKEALEQARAVIARAIGARPHELIFTGSGTEANNLAVLGGARRMRRLGKGDHVVISAVEHPSVREAAKALEAEGFRVTQVPVDAYGRVDPEDVRCALTPKTVLVSVMHANNVVGTIQPIAEIAAVVRPTPALFHCDAAQSFGKIPVDVNALGVDLLTLNAHKLGGPKGVAALYVRKGVRLDPLFHGGKQERAMRPATQNVPGIVGFAKAVELALAEQEAERRRLAALRQRLIARLADAIPGFHVNGHPTECLPTHLNIRIDRIEGQALMLELDRLGFATSSGSACSAADHEPSYVLLAMGQSREAALESLRITLGRTTTEESVDALADALIAVARAWRQAANVPFGGD, encoded by the coding sequence GTGGACATAACCCGCTATTTTGACCATGCGGCGACGACGCCCCTCCGCCCCGAAGTGCTCGCGGCGATGGCCCCCTTCTGGGCGGACACCTTCGGCAACCCCAGCAGCCTGCACGGCTTCGGGCTGCGGGCCAAGGAAGCCCTGGAACAGGCCCGCGCCGTCATCGCCCGCGCCATCGGCGCCCGTCCCCACGAGCTGATCTTCACCGGCAGCGGCACAGAGGCGAACAACCTCGCCGTGCTCGGCGGCGCGCGCCGCATGCGCCGCCTGGGCAAAGGCGACCACGTCGTCATCAGCGCGGTGGAACATCCGTCGGTGCGCGAGGCGGCAAAAGCGTTGGAAGCGGAAGGCTTTCGCGTCACACAGGTGCCCGTCGACGCCTATGGTCGCGTCGACCCCGAGGACGTGCGATGCGCCCTCACCCCGAAAACGGTGCTCGTGAGCGTCATGCATGCCAACAACGTTGTCGGCACGATTCAGCCGATCGCCGAAATCGCCGCCGTCGTCCGCCCGACGCCGGCCCTGTTTCACTGCGACGCCGCACAAAGTTTCGGGAAGATCCCGGTCGACGTGAACGCCCTGGGCGTCGACCTCCTCACCCTGAACGCCCACAAGCTCGGCGGGCCCAAAGGCGTCGCCGCCCTGTACGTGCGCAAGGGCGTGCGCCTCGATCCCCTTTTCCACGGCGGCAAGCAGGAGCGGGCGATGCGCCCGGCGACGCAAAACGTGCCCGGCATCGTCGGCTTCGCCAAAGCCGTCGAGCTGGCCCTGGCCGAGCAGGAGGCCGAGCGCCGGCGCCTCGCCGCCCTCCGCCAGCGGCTCATCGCGCGCCTGGCCGACGCCATCCCCGGCTTTCACGTCAACGGCCACCCCACCGAATGCCTGCCGACGCACCTCAACATCCGCATCGACCGGATCGAGGGCCAGGCCCTCATGCTCGAGCTCGACCGCCTCGGCTTCGCTACGTCGAGCGGGTCGGCGTGCAGCGCCGCCGACCACGAGCCCTCCTACGTCCTCCTGGCCATGGGGCAATCGCGGGAGGCGGCGCTGGAGAGCCTCCGCATCACCCTGGGGCGAACGACGACCGAAGAAAGCGTCGACGCGCTGGCCGACGCCCTCATCGCCGTCGCCCGCGCGTGGCGGCAGGCGGCCAACGTTCCGTTCGGCGGGGATTAA
- the asd gene encoding archaetidylserine decarboxylase (Phosphatidylserine decarboxylase is synthesized as a single chain precursor. Generation of the pyruvoyl active site from a Ser is coupled to cleavage of a Gly-Ser bond between the larger (beta) and smaller (alpha chains). It is an integral membrane protein.), producing the protein MLWCLRAVPKRSVSRLAGYLAASPMSRVLIPRFARTYGVNVDEAERPLEAYESLADFFTRRLKPGARPVAPGKDVVVSPVDGRVSQAGSIAEGTLLQAKGVTYRVRELLGSAEKAAAYEGGAFVTLYLSPRDYHRIHMPVSGWITEYCYVPGTLFPVNPFGVRCVDGLFAKNERLITYIRTDWGEVAVVKVGATMVGSVCVTYDETVRTNVRRGKLTCRVLEVPHYAEKGEELGYFTFGSTVIVLFPRGTVRLRDDLCPGQAVRMGEPIGRVTGM; encoded by the coding sequence ATGCTGTGGTGCTTGCGCGCCGTTCCGAAACGCAGCGTCTCCCGCCTGGCCGGTTACCTGGCCGCCTCCCCGATGAGCCGCGTGCTGATTCCTCGCTTTGCGCGGACGTATGGCGTCAACGTGGACGAGGCGGAACGGCCGCTGGAGGCATATGAGAGCCTGGCCGACTTCTTCACCCGCCGCCTCAAACCCGGCGCGCGGCCGGTGGCGCCCGGCAAGGACGTCGTGGTCAGCCCGGTCGACGGGCGGGTGTCGCAAGCCGGCAGCATCGCCGAGGGGACGCTGCTGCAGGCCAAGGGCGTGACCTACCGCGTACGCGAGCTGCTCGGGTCCGCCGAGAAGGCCGCCGCGTACGAAGGCGGCGCCTTCGTGACGCTCTACTTAAGCCCGCGCGACTACCACCGAATTCACATGCCGGTGAGCGGCTGGATCACCGAATACTGCTACGTGCCGGGCACGCTCTTTCCGGTCAACCCCTTTGGCGTGCGCTGCGTCGACGGGCTGTTTGCCAAGAACGAGCGCCTCATCACGTACATCCGGACGGACTGGGGCGAGGTGGCTGTCGTCAAGGTGGGGGCCACGATGGTCGGGAGCGTCTGCGTCACGTACGACGAGACGGTGCGCACGAACGTCCGCCGCGGGAAGCTGACGTGCCGCGTTCTCGAGGTGCCGCATTATGCGGAAAAAGGGGAAGAGCTGGGGTACTTCACCTTCGGGTCGACGGTGATTGTACTCTTTCCCAGGGGGACGGTTCGCCTGCGCGATGACCTGTGCCCGGGCCAGGCGGTGCGCATGGGCGAGCCGATCGGTCGCGTCACCGGCATGTGA
- a CDS encoding HD domain-containing protein, with the protein MKLSLLPEEKVFKDPVHDYIHVRKQFVWDLINTRAFQRLRRIKQMGTSDLTFHGAVHTRFAHSLGAYEVMRKLLNYLSRFWSDQPDDFVAVAYAAALLHDIGHGPFSHAFEKAIGSRHEEWTQRIIREDEEIAAILAELDPSLPDEVARVYDKTQPVRYPLIRQLIASQLDVDRMDYLLRDAVSTGVTYGRFELERMFRIMEPHWEDEGDVPTTIVLRPSGIHTVEQYLVARYFMFTQVYLHPNTIGSDVLLEKILRRARRLYREGRLSFVPRALVPFFRSDAPNRELTVSEYIALDETVLMAAFHEWQHEADPVLVDLSSRFLHRRLFQYVDFPGEEAVEEIKDALAREGLDPDAYLAVVRRDNKLFGDFSGVRVLVGGQPVDIVELSDIVHALRQQAKPIHKLYYPDDIPAVRDAVARWVARGE; encoded by the coding sequence GTGAAGCTTTCCCTTTTGCCCGAGGAGAAGGTGTTTAAGGATCCCGTTCACGACTACATCCACGTCCGCAAACAGTTTGTGTGGGACCTGATCAACACGCGCGCCTTTCAGCGGCTGCGGCGCATCAAGCAGATGGGCACCTCCGACCTGACGTTTCACGGCGCGGTGCACACCCGGTTTGCCCATTCGCTCGGGGCGTATGAAGTGATGCGCAAGCTGCTGAACTACCTGAGCCGGTTTTGGTCCGATCAGCCGGACGACTTCGTGGCCGTCGCATACGCCGCGGCGCTCCTTCATGACATCGGGCATGGCCCCTTTTCCCACGCCTTTGAAAAGGCCATCGGCAGCCGCCATGAAGAGTGGACGCAGCGCATCATCCGCGAAGACGAGGAAATCGCGGCCATTCTCGCGGAATTGGACCCCAGCCTGCCGGATGAGGTGGCGCGCGTCTACGACAAAACGCAGCCCGTGCGGTACCCGCTCATTCGTCAGCTGATTGCCAGCCAGTTGGACGTCGATCGGATGGATTACCTTCTCCGCGACGCCGTCAGCACGGGCGTGACGTACGGGCGCTTTGAGCTGGAGCGCATGTTTCGCATCATGGAGCCGCACTGGGAGGACGAGGGGGATGTTCCTACGACCATCGTCCTGCGTCCCAGCGGCATCCACACCGTCGAGCAGTACCTTGTGGCTCGCTACTTCATGTTCACCCAGGTGTACCTGCACCCGAACACGATCGGCTCCGATGTGCTCTTGGAGAAAATCTTGCGCCGCGCGCGCCGGCTCTACCGAGAGGGGCGGCTTTCCTTTGTCCCGCGCGCGTTGGTGCCGTTCTTCCGCAGCGACGCCCCCAACCGCGAGCTCACCGTTTCCGAATACATCGCCCTCGACGAGACGGTGCTGATGGCCGCCTTCCACGAGTGGCAACACGAAGCCGATCCCGTGCTGGTGGACCTCTCCAGCCGCTTTCTCCACCGCCGGCTGTTTCAGTACGTGGACTTCCCGGGCGAGGAAGCGGTGGAGGAGATCAAGGACGCCCTTGCGCGGGAAGGGCTGGATCCCGACGCCTATCTCGCCGTGGTTCGCCGCGACAACAAGCTGTTCGGCGACTTTTCCGGGGTGCGGGTGCTGGTCGGCGGTCAGCCGGTGGACATCGTCGAGCTGTCTGACATCGTCCACGCCTTACGCCAGCAGGCCAAGCCCATTCACAAGCTGTATTATCCCGACGACATCCCGGCCGTGCGCGACGCGGTTGCCCGCTGGGTCGCGCGGGGGGAATAA
- the queC gene encoding 7-cyano-7-deazaguanine synthase QueC, which yields MEKRAVVILSGGLDSTTCMGIAAAEGYALYALTFDYGQRHRIEIEAAKRVAEHYRAREHRIARLDFLRAIGGSALTDPSIPVPTHGLSDEIPVTYVPARNLLFLALAAAYAEVKEAEAIFIGVNALDYSGYPDCRPAFIEAMQEAIRRGTKAGVEGRPIAIHTPLLHMSKAEIIRTGIKLGVPYHLTTSCYQGGDVACGVCDSCRLRIKGFQEAGARDPIPYAVPIAWPDSAR from the coding sequence ATGGAAAAGCGAGCGGTCGTCATCTTGAGCGGCGGGCTGGATTCGACGACGTGCATGGGCATCGCCGCCGCCGAAGGCTACGCGCTGTACGCCCTGACCTTCGACTACGGCCAGCGCCACCGCATCGAGATCGAGGCGGCCAAGCGGGTGGCCGAGCATTACCGCGCCCGCGAGCACCGCATCGCCCGCCTTGACTTTTTGCGCGCCATCGGCGGCAGCGCGCTGACCGATCCGAGCATTCCCGTGCCGACGCACGGCCTTTCCGACGAGATCCCGGTTACCTATGTGCCGGCGCGGAACCTCCTCTTTTTGGCCCTCGCCGCGGCCTATGCCGAGGTGAAGGAGGCGGAGGCCATCTTTATCGGCGTCAACGCCCTCGATTACAGCGGGTACCCCGACTGCCGTCCGGCCTTCATCGAGGCGATGCAGGAGGCGATTCGCCGCGGAACGAAGGCGGGCGTCGAGGGGCGACCCATCGCCATCCACACGCCGCTCCTCCACATGAGCAAAGCCGAAATCATCCGCACCGGAATAAAGCTGGGCGTCCCGTACCACCTCACCACATCGTGCTACCAGGGCGGCGACGTGGCCTGCGGCGTGTGCGACAGCTGTCGGCTGCGTATCAAGGGGTTCCAGGAAGCGGGGGCGCGCGATCCCATCCCGTACGCCGTCCCCATCGCGTGGCCCGATTCGGCGCGCTAG
- a CDS encoding 7-carboxy-7-deazaguanine synthase QueE, with product MPAHSRPSITGDAWAVSARVRDPAAWQQARLPLVELFETVEGEGTRAGFPTVFVRLFGCPLRCTWCDTPYSYPPDKPQRVLSVAEIREEVGRFPWRHVCVTGGEPLMYAEKSAMLLAALASLPHVVDVHVETSGAVAIAPFLAAVPSEKVRYIVDYKLPASGEEAAMVTDNLSRLRPQDELKFVIADEDDFRRAVEVLNTYRPRGQVLFSPVWDTMPPRRLVELILAHGLAEVKLNLQLHKVIWDPQARGV from the coding sequence ATGCCGGCACACTCCCGGCCCTCCATCACGGGCGACGCGTGGGCGGTATCGGCCCGTGTGCGCGACCCGGCGGCGTGGCAGCAGGCGCGCCTTCCCCTTGTGGAGCTGTTTGAAACGGTGGAAGGCGAGGGAACGCGCGCCGGGTTTCCGACCGTGTTCGTGCGCCTGTTCGGCTGCCCGCTCCGCTGCACGTGGTGCGACACGCCGTACAGCTACCCGCCGGACAAACCCCAGCGCGTCCTCTCCGTGGCCGAGATTCGGGAGGAGGTCGGGCGCTTTCCGTGGCGGCACGTGTGCGTGACGGGCGGGGAGCCTCTGATGTACGCCGAAAAATCGGCCATGCTCCTCGCCGCGCTGGCCTCCTTGCCCCATGTGGTGGACGTGCACGTGGAGACGAGCGGCGCCGTTGCGATCGCCCCCTTTCTCGCAGCCGTTCCGAGCGAAAAGGTGCGGTACATCGTCGACTACAAGCTGCCTGCCTCAGGGGAGGAGGCGGCGATGGTGACGGACAACCTGAGCCGGCTGCGGCCGCAGGACGAGCTGAAGTTTGTCATTGCCGACGAGGACGACTTTCGCCGTGCCGTCGAGGTGCTGAACACCTACCGCCCCCGGGGACAGGTGCTCTTCAGTCCGGTATGGGACACCATGCCCCCGCGCCGGCTGGTCGAGCTGATCCTGGCCCACGGGCTGGCCGAGGTCAAGCTGAACCTCCAACTGCACAAAGTGATTTGGGATCCGCAGGCGCGAGGGGTGTAG
- the queD gene encoding 6-carboxytetrahydropterin synthase QueD gives MRNLPTTLQTLGKDITREQLRYHQKRVLVAKEFTFDSAHHLHCYEGKCAILHGHTYRLRVAVSGYPDDRGLVIDFADLKRIVKETIVDRLDHQYLNAVLPPMNTTAENMVVWMFEELEKALAREGTPGLRVEEIVLWETPTSYAAVKREWMEAT, from the coding sequence ATGCGCAACCTTCCGACGACACTGCAAACGCTGGGTAAGGACATCACGCGCGAGCAGCTGCGCTACCACCAGAAGCGCGTGCTCGTGGCCAAGGAATTCACCTTCGACAGCGCACATCACCTCCATTGCTATGAGGGAAAATGCGCCATTCTTCACGGGCACACCTACCGCCTGCGCGTCGCCGTGAGCGGGTACCCGGATGACCGGGGGCTGGTGATCGATTTTGCCGACTTGAAGCGCATCGTCAAGGAAACGATTGTCGACCGGCTCGACCACCAGTACCTCAATGCGGTCCTGCCGCCGATGAACACCACCGCCGAAAACATGGTCGTGTGGATGTTTGAGGAGCTGGAAAAGGCCCTGGCGCGCGAGGGGACCCCGGGCCTGCGTGTCGAGGAGATTGTCCTGTGGGAAACGCCAACGAGCTACGCGGCCGTCAAGCGGGAATGGATGGAGGCGACGTGA
- a CDS encoding tetratricopeptide repeat protein — translation MDLEKRLSMAHRYYNAEDYERAVEEYDYLVRLHPDMAEAWFFKGMAHRYLEDYEEAVNAFRRVVEINPRDAVAWYRLADCLAALERYEAALAAVDEALALDKGNAEWWQLRAICLEMLDRFDEAYQAYEEALSLEPDNPDIWYSKGVTLANDERLEEAKEAYEKVLALRPNDEGALLNLGDIWERLGDLERALACYEQVRNRNPENPEALEGCVRLLASMGKAAKALPLARRWVSLEGDNAEAWNWYALCLTDLGDWEAAEKAFKEALRREPAQERYWNNYGTLLLDQGRYEEALGAFDQAIHLDVSYALGHYNRGYALEQLGRHDEALEAYRKALALDPQDPKILFRTASLLTEREEWHEARRMWRTYLTLAPDDYDAWIQFGIACGETGHYEEALAAFDEAHRLRPEETTPLHNKGYAYEKMGRYREAAEWYARVVEQDEDDHESWSRLGWCYFQAGELERALAVCDACLQREKGWTAMWNNKAMVLARMGRLAEAREAYERYLAVESGDASAWARYGDVLEALGYRDEAKAAYAAALEADAAFLPARLRLARLCLRDGDVEGAAQLLEAVPEPGNDDGNVWLLRGVLALRRGRWAEAQQAFARAKEKGWDEPLTWREVWTLVRHALPASVFRLFGRGRNTSGEGRNQRSDAAHAQPSDDTANAG, via the coding sequence ATGCGGAAGACTATGAACGGGCGGTCGAGGAGTACGATTACCTCGTTCGCCTGCACCCCGACATGGCCGAAGCGTGGTTCTTCAAAGGCATGGCCCACCGCTACCTCGAAGACTACGAGGAAGCGGTGAACGCGTTCCGCCGCGTCGTGGAAATCAACCCGCGCGACGCGGTGGCGTGGTATCGGCTGGCCGATTGCCTGGCGGCGTTGGAACGCTACGAGGCCGCGCTGGCCGCGGTCGACGAGGCGCTGGCCCTGGACAAGGGCAACGCCGAGTGGTGGCAGCTGCGGGCCATCTGCCTGGAAATGCTCGACCGATTTGACGAGGCGTACCAGGCCTATGAGGAGGCGCTCAGCCTGGAACCGGACAATCCGGACATCTGGTACAGCAAGGGCGTGACCCTGGCCAACGACGAGCGCCTCGAGGAGGCGAAAGAGGCCTACGAGAAGGTGCTCGCCCTGCGCCCCAACGATGAGGGCGCCCTGCTCAACCTGGGCGACATCTGGGAGCGCCTGGGCGATCTGGAGCGCGCCCTGGCGTGCTACGAACAGGTGCGCAATCGGAATCCCGAAAACCCCGAGGCGCTCGAAGGCTGCGTCCGCTTGCTGGCGTCGATGGGGAAGGCGGCCAAGGCCCTTCCGCTGGCGCGCCGCTGGGTGTCCCTCGAGGGGGACAACGCCGAGGCGTGGAACTGGTACGCCCTGTGCCTCACCGACCTGGGCGATTGGGAGGCGGCGGAGAAGGCCTTCAAGGAGGCCTTGCGGCGGGAACCGGCCCAGGAGCGCTACTGGAACAACTACGGCACCCTCCTCCTCGACCAGGGGCGGTACGAGGAGGCGCTGGGCGCGTTTGACCAGGCCATCCACTTGGATGTCTCGTACGCCTTGGGCCACTACAATCGCGGCTACGCCTTGGAACAGCTGGGCCGTCACGACGAGGCCCTCGAGGCATACCGGAAAGCCCTGGCTCTCGATCCGCAGGATCCCAAGATCCTCTTCCGCACCGCCAGCCTGCTCACGGAGCGCGAAGAGTGGCACGAGGCGCGGCGGATGTGGCGGACCTATCTGACCCTCGCGCCCGACGACTACGATGCGTGGATCCAGTTTGGCATCGCCTGCGGCGAGACGGGGCACTATGAGGAGGCGCTGGCGGCCTTTGACGAGGCCCACCGCTTGCGCCCCGAGGAGACGACGCCGCTGCACAACAAGGGGTACGCCTACGAGAAAATGGGGCGCTATCGGGAAGCGGCCGAGTGGTATGCGCGCGTCGTCGAGCAGGATGAGGACGACCACGAATCCTGGAGCCGGCTTGGCTGGTGCTATTTCCAAGCCGGTGAACTGGAACGCGCCTTGGCCGTCTGCGACGCTTGCCTCCAGCGCGAGAAGGGCTGGACGGCGATGTGGAACAACAAAGCGATGGTCTTGGCGCGCATGGGGCGCCTTGCGGAAGCGCGGGAGGCCTACGAGCGTTACCTGGCCGTGGAATCCGGTGACGCGTCGGCGTGGGCCCGTTACGGCGACGTCCTCGAGGCCCTGGGCTATCGTGACGAGGCCAAAGCGGCCTACGCGGCGGCCCTCGAGGCCGATGCGGCGTTCTTGCCGGCGCGCCTGCGTTTGGCGCGGCTGTGCCTGCGCGACGGTGACGTCGAGGGGGCGGCGCAGCTGCTCGAGGCGGTGCCGGAGCCGGGGAACGACGACGGAAACGTGTGGCTGTTGCGCGGCGTCCTTGCCTTGCGCCGAGGCCGCTGGGCGGAGGCGCAGCAGGCCTTTGCGCGCGCCAAGGAGAAGGGCTGGGACGAGCCCCTGACGTGGCGCGAGGTGTGGACGCTCGTCCGCCACGCCCTGCCCGCCTCCGTCTTCCGCTTGTTTGGCAGGGGCCGAAACACGTCGGGTGAAGGCCGGAACCAGAGGAGTGATGCCGCGCATGCGCAACCTTCCGACGACACTGCAAACGCTGGGTAA